One Vespa velutina chromosome 12, iVesVel2.1, whole genome shotgun sequence DNA window includes the following coding sequences:
- the LOC124953379 gene encoding glutathione S-transferase-like, with amino-acid sequence MPSYKLTYFPVKALAEPIRFIFSYAGVEFEDVRFNSNDWPKIKPTTPFGQVPMLEVDGKKINQSTAIARYLAKQHGLAGKNDWEALEIDAIVDTIHDVRAKIAAHHYEQNAEAKAAKLKVAEEVVPYFLERLDNQVKNNGGYFVGGALSWADFTFVALLDYLNFMAKSNIIEKYDNLKALQEKVLNIPAIKKWVEKHPETGF; translated from the exons ATGCCTTCTTACAAGTTGACTTACTTTCCTGTAAAAGCGTTGGCAGAGCCAATCCGTTTTATTTTTAGCTATGCTGGAGTCGAGTTTGAAGATGTTCGTTTTAATTCAAATGATTGGCCAAAGATAAAACCAA CTACACCTTTTGGACAAGTACCTATGCTGGAAGTAGAtgggaaaaaaatcaatcaatcTACTGCCATCGCTCGTTATTTAGCTAAGCAACATGGTCTTGCTGGAAAGAACGACTGGGAAGCTTTAGAGATAGATGCTATTGTTGACACTATCCATGATGTTCGTGCAA AGATCGCTGCACATCATTATGAACAAAATGCCGAAGCTAAGGCGGCAAAATTAAAGGTAGCTGAAGAAGTAGTACCATATTTCTTGGAACGTTTGGACAatcaagtaaaaaataatggcGGCTACTTTGTGGGTGGTGCTTTAAGTTGGGCAGATTTTACTTTCGTCGCTCTATTGGATTATTTGAATTTCATGGCAAAATCTAATATTATCGAGAAATATGATAATCTCAAAGCATTACAGGAAAAGGTTCTTAACATTCCTGCTATCAAAAAATGGGTTGAGAAACATCCGGAAACTGGAttctga
- the LOC124953465 gene encoding LOW QUALITY PROTEIN: AFG3-like protein 2 (The sequence of the model RefSeq protein was modified relative to this genomic sequence to represent the inferred CDS: inserted 7 bases in 7 codons; deleted 3 bases in 2 codons; substituted 4 bases at 4 genomic stop codons) — MASQLLLSAKRLEKILLVSVQKGHFDTFQLKRQLSFLKKCYTMPVFEEFQQQWRLLCMQSPKGFEKFFKRGGAKPNKVDEQTDKKSESTSNKDAQSSKQSSSSPKGSETNWTSKIFGTNWQQGQGGKSFGDYDKYTWWGLLFLATITAFFYLFSEDIYSRQVTWREFVHNYLSKGMVEKLEVVNKKFVRVKLFPGHSIDGYTTLWFNIGSTETFERNLENIQIELNIEPENDVPVVYKSEVEASTILTYLVQLFFFGLAIYMLRRSMEAISGKGGRRRGLFGGVMESTAKLINSKDIDVRFKDVAGCEEAKIEIMEFVNFLKNPKQYIDLGAKIPKGAMLTGPPGTGKTLLAKATAGEADVPFISVSGSEFLEMFVGVGPSRVRDMFSMAXKHAPCILXIDEIDAVGKDRGGAVNCGGHSEXENTLNQLLVEFTGFNTTTNVSCLSGTXRVDILDKALLRPGRFDRHLFLPPDIKGRAFHILRCNLACRKTCXTRXLARKMASLTPGFTGADIAMFCNEAALIAARDMNDNIXLSHFEQAIERVVAGMEKKTNVLQPEEKRTVAYHEAVMQWQVVLGISDPLLKVCYYTRGKGLGYAQYLPREQYLYTSKDNVXSMCMTLGGRVSEEIFFGRIXTGARDDLQKGIXDIVNKNAYAQIVQFWYDEKVXNVSLKRPQPGEATIDKPYSERTAQLIDSEVRQQLIARTKRTRDLLTKHKEDVAKVAERLLKQEILNRDDMIELLGPRPFKEKSTYEEFVEGTGSFEEDTRLPEGLQEWNKSRTESDDKSESKESLPSNPPSKTPIYRSN, encoded by the exons atggcgagtcaattattattatctgcaaaaagattggaaaaaattttattagtgTCCGTTCAAAAGGGACATTTTGATACATTTCAg TTGAAAAGACAATTgtcatttttgaaaaaatgttatacaATGCCTGTTTTTGAAGAATTTCAACAACAATGGAGATTATTGTGTATGCAATCACCTAaaggatttgaaaaattttttaaacgag gcGGGGCAAAGCCAAATAAAGTTGATGAGCAAACAGATAAAAAATCGGAGAGCACATCAAATAAAGATGCTCAATCCAGTAAACAATCGTCATCTAGTCCTAAAGGTTCTGAGACCAATTGGACATCTAAGATTTTTGGTACAAATTGGCAGCAAGGGCAAGGAGGCAAATCGTTTGgcgattatgataaatatacatgGTGGGGATTGCTTTTTTTAGCAACTATAACCgcgtttttctatttattctcaGAAGATATATATTCTCGACAAGTTACATGGAGAGAATTTGTCCACAA CTACTTAAGTAAAGGAATGGTAGAAAAATTGGaagttgtaaataaaaaatttgttagagTCAAACTTTTTCCTGGCCATAGCATAGATGGATAC ACTACATTATGGTTCAATATTGGAAGCACTGAaacttttgaaagaaatttagaaaatattcaaatagaattaaatatagaaCCTGAAAATGATGTTCCCGTTGTATACAAATCTGAGGTAGAAGCATCGACTATACTGACATATTTAgtgcaattatttttctttg ggCTAGCTATATACATGCTGCGACGTTCAATGGAAGCAATAAGCGGAAAAGGTGGTCGAAGAAGAGGATTATTTGGTGGCGTGATGGAATCAACcgcaaaattaattaattcaaaagatATTGACGTTCGATTTAA AGACGTGGCTGGATGCGAAGAAGCAAAGATTGAAATTATggaatttgtaaattttttgaaaaatccaAAACAATATATAGATCTTGGGGCGAAAATCCCAAAAGGAGCTATGTTGAcag gTCCTCCTGGAACAGGAAAAACATTGCTCGCTAAAGCAACGGCCGGTGAAGCAGACGTTCCATTCATTTCCGTGTCAGGTTCAGAATTTTTAGAAATGTTTGTAGGTGTTGGACCTTCTAGAGTAAGAGATATGTTTTCTATGG AGAAACACGCAccatgtattt ttatcgatgaaatcGATGCGGTAGGGAAGGACAGAGGTGGTGCCGTGAATTGTGGTGGGCATTCAG CAGAAAATACACTTAATCAACTTTTAGTGGAA ttcacAGGATTTAACACGACAACCAATGTAAGTTGTCTTAGCGGCA ATCGAGTGGATATTTTGGATAAGGCACTTTTAAGACCTGGTAGATTCGATAGACATTTA TTCCTGCCACCTGACATCAAGGGACGTGCTTTCCATATTTTAAGGTGCAACTTGGCCTGTCGAAAAACTTGTTAAACAAGATGACTGGCAAGAAAAATGGCATCCTTGACGCCTGGTTTTACGG gAGCTGATATAGCTATGTTTTGTAATGAAGCAGCTCTCATAGCAGCAAGAGATATGAATGATAATA CACTATCACATTTCGAACAAGCTATTGAAAGAGTAGTAGCTGgtatggaaaagaaaacaaatgttttGCAAccggaagaaaagagaacagtTGCATATCATGAAGCTGTCATGCAGTGGCAGGTTGTTCTTGGAATATCAGATCCGCTTTTAa AGGTATGCTATTATACCAGAGGAAAAGGATTAGGGTATGCTCAATACTTACCACGTGAACAATATCTTTACACCTCGAAAGACAATGTTTGATCGATGTGTATGACACTTGGAGGTAGAGTAtcggaagaaatattttttggtCGCA ACACAGGTGCTAGAGATGATTTACAAAAAGGTATTTAAGATATTGTTAAC AAAAATGCCTATGCTCAGATCGTGCAGTTTTGGTATGACGAAAAGG GGAATGTCAGCTTGAAAAGACCACAACCAGGTGAAGCAACTATAGACAAACCGTATTCCGAGAGGACAGCACAACTTATTGACAGCGAAGTGCGTCAGCAATTGATAGCGCGCACAAAACGTACACGTGATCTT CTTACGAAGCATAAGGAAGATGTAGCTAAG GTCGCAGAACGTCTTTTGAAACAAGAGATTTTAAATAGAGACGACATGATAGAATTACTTGGACCTAGAccattcaaagaaaaatcaacTTATGAGGAATTCGTTGAAGGCACTGGCTCCTTTGAAGAAGATACCAGATTGCCAGAAGGTTTACAGGAATGGAATAAATCTAGAACAGAATCTGATGATAAATCAGAAAGTAAAGAGAGCTTACCTTCTAATCCACCTTCAAAAACACCCATCTACCGAAGCAACTAA
- the LOC124953466 gene encoding LOW QUALITY PROTEIN: adenosine 5'-monophosphoramidase HINT3-like (The sequence of the model RefSeq protein was modified relative to this genomic sequence to represent the inferred CDS: deleted 1 base in 1 codon) produces the protein MDAEAQCIFCKIIRNESPSEKIYEASKVTCIKDIHPASDHHYLILPNKHIRNAKELKPADSKLCELTKLNLIIFKYGKTRLDTILPRTGFHWPPFNTVNHRTLHVISPVEICPLSNETMFKPNLCGSSTYVLTIN, from the exons atgGACGCCGAAGCACAATGCATATtctgtaaaataataagaaatgaaagtcCTAGTGAAAAGATTTATGAGgcaagtaaa GTTACATGCATTAAAGATATCCATCCAGCATCAGATCATCATTACTTAATTTTGCCAAATAAGCATATACGTAATGCCAAAGAGTTA AAACCTGCCGACAGCAAGCTTTGTGagttaacaaaattaaatttgattatttttaaata TGGAAAAACAAGACTCGATACAATTCTACCAAGGACTGGTTTCCATTGGCCACCATTTAACACAGTAAATCATCGTACTTTACATGTTATTTCTCCTGTAGAAATATGTCCATTATCAAACGAAACAATGTTTAAACCCAATCTCTGTGGTTCGTCAACGTacgtattaacaataaattaa